Proteins from a genomic interval of Hoplias malabaricus isolate fHopMal1 chromosome 13, fHopMal1.hap1, whole genome shotgun sequence:
- the LOC136665132 gene encoding putative methyltransferase NSUN7 has product MVKQGASHRSSSHSSKHQPHISSFSELSLLDPHKAPPVSGVMKPHLPSVQILPEPSISGDGSSHIPDHVYLHAAAIFQNNHLEKAATHRVISYGKNNGVNVPDAKSEASQQMAYELAFNTLKYQELLEDLLIDSCFCLSQPMPEDLMSLVAVMLYDFQDRKFLPREGLANQTEKEAEPAVRQVEKCLLKFKTKLAASLARCRIKHDLLTIDCILPDSVREKQERASNLPLYAWVNTLKTSMEEVFEMLKSVGFSEVNSMGQLEGKTFCLDTHCLDLLVFPASLRGELYKLNLLSDHRLVIQDKSACIGPWALLSLLDKEGDVLMAGSFSSSTIAHTAAIVASKSTQTQVLAPTFPKPSKNPRSSVRFVFVCVEDRSNAEKEELQEALSSMGCSNVKLLSEAFHTLDKSDSQLNKVLLIMLTPQCSLSAVSNPVDYLLKENGDTELLQDLSRGSVSPSRLDTLISQQKRDLQHALQFPKVQAVVYSTCSSFSEENEEVVEKALSPREQDGSKPQPFRLQCAMLENVEDKGRKADFFRLEPSDKSNGCFLAVLTRQPEPEVTETPQEVLARAAATGLLDGILPDQPIRKERRGQKTRKGASGQGRLSHTRSQASVSSQSRLEEFLRCETKASSSAPRVAQEKGDGEGSPRGRSKPTPQLSKSFSLKLGSASSPALTSSPSSKSQTQPPFNATSTQIRRAPVSVAPPPAPPKGRHEVLRPMAVMFPPVLFPDPPFTRSNYRPPPLRINPTMAYLQWRSPSTAALLPHTRSSSSFTHPRPWL; this is encoded by the exons ATGGTGAAACAAGGAGCTTCTCATCGctcctcctcacactcttcCAAACATCAGCCACACATCTCCAGCTTCAGCGAGCTCTCCTTGCTGGATCCACACAAAGCCCCGCCAgtctctggagttatgaagcCCCATCTCCCTTCTGTCCAGATACTGCCTGAACCATCCATCTCAGGGGACGGTTCAAGCCACATCCCTGACCACGTTTATCTCCATGCTGCCGCCATCTTCCAGAACAACCATCTTGAAAAAGCCGCCACCCACAGGGTCATCAGTTATGGGAAGAACAATGGGGTCAATGTGCCAGATGCCAAGAGTGAGGCGTCACAGCAAATGGCCTATGAGCTGGCCTTCAATACGCTCAAAT ATCAAGAGCTGTTGGAGGACCTCCTGATTGACAGCTGCTTCTGTCTCTCCCAGCCAATG CCAGAGGATTTGATGAGTTTAGTGGCTGTCATGCTTTACGACTTCCAGGACAGAAAGTTCCTCCCCCGGGAAGGTCTGGCCAATCAGACAGAGAAGGAGGCGGAGCCAGCAGTCAGACAAGTGGAAAAATGTCTGCTTAA GTTTAAGACAAAGCTAGCAGCCTCATTAGCTCGCTGCAGGATTAAACATGACCTGCTGACCATCGACTGCATCCTGCCAGACAGTGTTCGGGAGAAACAGGAGAGAGCCTCCAACCTGCCTCTGTATGCCTGGGTTAATACTCTCAAAACCAg TATGGAGGAGGTATTTGAAATGTTGAAATCAGTGGGGTTCTCTGAGGTGAACTCCATGGGTCAGTTGGAAGGAAAGACGTTTTGTTTGGACACACACTGTCTGGACCTACTGGTGTTTCCAGCAAGTTTGAGAGGAGAGCTGTACAAACTCAACCTTCTGTCTGACCACAGACTGGTCATACAG gaTAAATCAGCTTGTATTGGACCATGGGCATTGCTGTCCCTACTGGATAAAGAAGGAGACGTTCTAATGGCTGGATCATTTTCCTCCTCAACAATTGCACACACAGCTGCCATTGTTGCCTCAAAATCAACACAAACTCAAGTGCTCGCACCCACTTTCCCAAAACCCAGCAAGAACCCACGCAGCAGTGTgagatttgtgtttgtgtgtgtggaggaccGCTCAAATGCAGAAAAAGAGGAACTGCAGGAGGCCCTCTCCAGCATGGGCTGTAGCA ATGTGAAGTtgctttctgaggcttttcacACTTTGGATAAGTCTGATTCACAGCTAAACAAGGTCCTGCTTATCATGCTGACTCCACAGTGTTCCCTCTCTGCTGTCTCTAACCCTGTAGACTACCTGCTGAAGGAGAATGGAG ACACTGAACTGCTGCAGGATCTGTCCAGAGGCTCTGTCTCCCCGTCCAGACTGGACACACTCATATCCCAGCAGAAGAGAGACCTCCAGCATGCCCTTcaat ttCCCAAGGTCCAGGCTGTGGTATATTCCACCTGTTCATCCTTCTCAGAAGAGAATGAAGAAGTGGTAGAGAAAGCTCTCTCACCCAGAGAGCAAGACGGTTCCAAACCTCAGCCCTTCAG gctgCAGTGTGCAATGTTGGAGAATGTGGAGGACAAAGGAAGGAAGGCTGATTTCTTCCGACTGGAGCCGTCTGATAAGAGTAATGGATGTTTCTTAGCTGTACTGACCCGGCAG CCTGAGCCAGAAGTGACAGAGACCCCACAGGAAGTTCTCGCTCGTGCCGCTGCCACCGGCTTATTGGATGGAATCCTTCCAGATCAGCCAATCAGGAAAGAGAGGCGAGGCCAGAAGACTCGCAAAGGAGCCTCCGGTCAGGGACGCCTTTCCCACACACGTTCACAAGCTTCAGTCAGCAGCCAATCACGGCTGGAGGAGTTTCTGAGATGCGAGACGAAGGCGAGCAGCTCGGCTCCGAGAGTGGCCCAGGAAAAGGGGGACGGAGAGGGCTCACCACGAG gaaggTCCAAACCCACTCCACAGTTATCCAAGTCCTTCAGCCTGAAGTTAGGCTCTGCCTCCAGCCCTGCCCTCACCTCCAGCCCCTCCAGCAAGAGCCAGACCCAGCCGCCCTTTAACGCAACTTCCACTCAAATCCGGCGAGCTCCTGTGTCTGTAGCCCCTCCCCCAGCCCCACCCAAGGGCAGGCATGAAGTGTTACGTCCCATGGCAGTGATGTTCCCTCCAGTGCTATTCCCGGACCCTCCCTTCACTCGGAGTAACTACAGACCACCTCCACTCAGAATCAACCCCACGATGGCTTACCTGCAGTGGAGAAGTCCCTCTACTGCAGCCCTTCTACCACACACAAGATCCAGCAGCAGCTTCACCCACCCCCGCCCCTGgctctga